A part of Streptomyces sp. DSM 40750 genomic DNA contains:
- a CDS encoding ferredoxin: protein MKVVVDMNKCQDHGQCVFAAPDVFQFDENGRLAYVSDPDDALLDEVEEAADVCPLQAIRIEG from the coding sequence ATGAAGGTCGTCGTCGACATGAACAAGTGCCAGGACCACGGACAGTGCGTCTTCGCCGCCCCCGACGTCTTCCAGTTCGACGAGAACGGTCGTCTGGCCTACGTCAGCGACCCCGACGACGCGCTGCTCGACGAGGTCGAGGAAGCCGCCGACGTCTGTCCGCTCCAGGCCATCCGGATCGAGGGCTGA
- a CDS encoding NAD(P)/FAD-dependent oxidoreductase, which yields MAGRMVVAGASMAGLRAAEQLRSAGWTGAITLVGDEPHMPYNRPPLSKEVLAGRAPFESLAFRPRASVADVEWRLGTKVVASRLAERTVVLDDGSELSYDGLVVATGMRPRRLGCPGPLAGRHTVRTLADAQGLRDELTRPGARVVVVGAGFIGCEVAATAVGLGVAEVTVVDPLPLPMVGPLGDLLGRALLKRHEERGVRFALGTGVAGFEGEDRVTGVVLGDGTVLPADVVVESVGSLANTEWLDGNGLDLTDGVLTDEQLRVGGRPDVVAVGDVARFPNARYDGVPRRVEHWSIPTDTAKHAAKVLTGVESAPFAPLPTFWSDQHDFRLQSFGAPVLGRDDVRVLDGDPATDVLAGYHHAGRLVGVVALGGPATVSAAARYRAELLKQPALTA from the coding sequence ATGGCAGGACGCATGGTCGTCGCGGGCGCCTCCATGGCCGGGCTGCGCGCGGCCGAGCAGCTGCGCTCGGCCGGCTGGACCGGGGCGATCACACTCGTCGGCGACGAGCCGCACATGCCCTACAACCGGCCCCCGCTCTCCAAGGAGGTGCTGGCCGGCAGGGCGCCCTTCGAGTCGCTGGCCTTCCGCCCCCGCGCGAGCGTCGCCGACGTGGAGTGGCGCCTCGGCACCAAGGTCGTCGCGTCCCGCCTCGCCGAGCGGACCGTCGTACTCGACGACGGGTCGGAACTCTCGTACGACGGTCTGGTCGTCGCCACCGGTATGCGGCCCCGGCGGCTGGGCTGCCCCGGCCCGCTCGCCGGCCGCCACACCGTCCGCACCCTCGCCGACGCGCAGGGCCTGCGGGACGAGCTGACCCGGCCCGGTGCCCGGGTGGTCGTCGTCGGTGCCGGATTCATCGGCTGCGAGGTCGCCGCCACCGCCGTAGGACTCGGCGTCGCCGAGGTGACCGTCGTCGATCCGCTGCCGCTGCCCATGGTCGGCCCGCTCGGTGACCTGCTCGGACGTGCGCTGCTGAAGCGGCACGAGGAGCGCGGGGTGCGCTTCGCGCTCGGCACGGGCGTCGCCGGGTTCGAGGGCGAGGACCGAGTCACGGGCGTGGTGCTCGGGGACGGGACCGTCCTGCCCGCCGATGTGGTCGTGGAGTCGGTCGGTTCGCTCGCGAACACCGAGTGGCTCGACGGCAACGGGCTCGACCTGACCGACGGGGTGCTCACCGACGAGCAGCTGCGGGTCGGCGGGCGCCCCGACGTGGTCGCGGTGGGCGATGTCGCCCGCTTCCCCAACGCCCGCTACGACGGCGTACCGCGCCGCGTCGAGCACTGGTCCATCCCCACGGACACCGCCAAGCACGCGGCGAAGGTCCTCACCGGCGTCGAGTCGGCGCCGTTCGCGCCGCTGCCCACCTTCTGGAGCGACCAGCACGACTTCCGGCTCCAGTCCTTCGGCGCGCCCGTGCTCGGCCGGGACGACGTACGGGTCCTGGACGGCGACCCGGCCACGGACGTCCTGGCCGGCTACCACCACGCCGGCCGGCTGGTCGGTGTCGTCGCGCTCGGCGGTCCCGCCACCGTGTCCGCCGCCGCCCGCTACCGGGCCGAACTGCTCAAGCAGCCCGCTCTCACCGCGTAA
- a CDS encoding 3,4-dihydroxyphenylacetate 2,3-dioxygenase: MGEIVGAGLLAHVPTIVLPEADRLELNEGKEITLVTGLQQLRQDVFERDAADDYDTVVVLDSHWATTVEFVVTAQARRAGLFTSEELPRGMCRMPYDFPGDPELALNIEKFADKHGTWITAIEDEYLPIYYATINLWKFLGEGLPDKRWVTIGVCQTGDMEDHLRLGRALADGIAATPGRRVLLIASGALSHTFWPLRELRDHEASDPAHIFTPEARAADQERIGWFKEGRHDKVLDTMDEFWKYKPEAKFFHYLMLAGALGEQACVAKARQYGEYENSIGTGQVHLWFDRPADGWTGDDSAGTSTAAAPRNPHPRF, from the coding sequence ATGGGTGAGATCGTCGGGGCGGGGCTCCTCGCCCACGTCCCCACCATCGTCCTGCCGGAGGCCGACCGGCTGGAGCTGAACGAGGGCAAGGAGATCACGCTCGTCACCGGCCTCCAACAGCTCCGCCAGGACGTCTTCGAGCGTGATGCCGCCGACGACTACGACACCGTGGTCGTCCTGGACTCGCACTGGGCGACGACGGTCGAGTTCGTCGTCACCGCGCAAGCGCGCCGCGCCGGTCTCTTCACCTCCGAGGAGCTGCCGCGCGGGATGTGCCGGATGCCGTACGACTTCCCCGGTGATCCCGAACTCGCCCTGAACATCGAGAAGTTCGCGGACAAGCATGGCACCTGGATCACCGCGATCGAGGACGAGTACCTGCCGATCTACTACGCCACCATCAACCTCTGGAAGTTCCTCGGCGAGGGTCTGCCCGACAAGCGGTGGGTGACCATCGGGGTCTGCCAGACCGGGGACATGGAGGACCATCTGCGGCTGGGGCGGGCGCTCGCCGACGGTATCGCCGCCACGCCGGGGCGGCGGGTGCTGCTGATCGCCTCGGGCGCGCTGTCGCACACCTTCTGGCCGCTGCGCGAGCTGCGCGACCACGAGGCCAGCGACCCGGCGCACATCTTCACACCCGAGGCACGCGCGGCCGATCAGGAGCGGATCGGCTGGTTCAAGGAGGGCCGCCACGACAAGGTCCTCGACACGATGGACGAGTTCTGGAAGTACAAGCCGGAGGCCAAGTTCTTCCACTACCTGATGCTGGCGGGCGCGCTGGGCGAGCAGGCCTGTGTCGCCAAGGCCCGGCAGTACGGGGAGTACGAGAACTCCATCGGCACCGGACAGGTGCATCTGTGGTTCGACCGTCCGGCCGACGGCTGGACCGGCGACGACAGCGCCGGTACATCCACGGCCGCCGCCCCACGCAATCCCCACCCTCGCTTCTAG
- a CDS encoding cytochrome P450 has protein sequence MTTSAHPSVSEAVQEPMPLDDVDLADLDNFTDGVTPWRMFHTLRHQDPVHWQPEEAPNSGFWAVTRHADIARVDRDAETFTSTRFVNLEEVDDDQIKKRASILEMDGVRHRALRSVIQRQFGASVINSYTDFLRGLTATTLDAALAKGTFDFVADISADFPINVLARLLDVPPEDNQRLIDWGNRIIGNTDPDYADVLLHSAESEQYRDLPFRSPASLEVFEYGRELVRQRRGGDGTDLVSKLVNTIPRDGVPLSAQDFDNYFLLLVVAGNETTRHTITHSMLALLQHPEQLTRLQEDPSLIPVATEEFLRWASPVYHFRRTATRDVELGGKQVKEGDKVVMWYASGNRDEEVFGNPYDFDVARADNDHVTFGKGSPHLCLGNLLARTEIRIMFEELIPRLAGIRLVGDVPRVRSNFVNGIKKLPVEVTLA, from the coding sequence ATGACCACTTCCGCCCACCCCTCCGTCAGCGAAGCCGTGCAGGAACCCATGCCGCTGGACGACGTGGACCTCGCCGACCTCGACAACTTCACCGACGGCGTCACCCCCTGGCGCATGTTCCACACCCTGCGCCATCAGGACCCGGTGCACTGGCAGCCGGAGGAGGCCCCCAACTCCGGTTTCTGGGCGGTGACCCGGCACGCCGACATCGCCCGCGTCGACCGCGACGCCGAGACCTTCACCTCCACCCGGTTCGTCAACCTCGAAGAGGTCGACGACGACCAGATCAAGAAACGCGCCTCCATCCTGGAAATGGACGGCGTCCGCCATCGCGCCCTGCGCAGCGTGATCCAGCGCCAGTTCGGCGCGAGCGTCATCAACAGCTACACCGACTTCCTGCGCGGCCTGACCGCCACCACCCTCGACGCGGCCCTCGCCAAGGGCACCTTCGACTTCGTCGCCGACATCTCCGCCGACTTCCCCATCAACGTCCTCGCCCGGCTCCTCGACGTCCCGCCGGAGGACAACCAGCGGCTCATCGACTGGGGCAACCGCATCATCGGCAACACCGACCCCGACTACGCCGACGTCCTGCTGCACAGCGCGGAGAGCGAGCAGTACCGCGACCTGCCGTTCCGCTCGCCCGCCTCCCTCGAAGTCTTCGAGTACGGCCGCGAACTGGTCCGGCAGCGACGCGGCGGCGACGGCACCGACCTGGTGTCGAAGCTCGTCAACACCATCCCGCGCGACGGCGTCCCGCTCTCCGCGCAGGACTTCGACAACTACTTCCTGCTCCTGGTCGTGGCCGGCAACGAGACCACCCGCCACACCATCACCCACTCCATGCTGGCCCTGCTCCAGCACCCGGAGCAGCTCACCCGCCTCCAGGAGGACCCGTCCCTGATCCCGGTGGCGACCGAGGAGTTCCTGCGCTGGGCGTCCCCCGTCTACCACTTCCGCCGCACCGCGACCCGTGACGTCGAGCTCGGCGGCAAGCAGGTCAAGGAGGGCGACAAGGTCGTCATGTGGTACGCCTCCGGCAACCGCGACGAGGAGGTCTTCGGCAACCCGTACGACTTCGACGTCGCCCGCGCCGACAACGACCACGTCACCTTCGGCAAGGGCAGTCCGCATCTGTGCCTCGGCAATCTGCTGGCCCGTACCGAGATCCGCATCATGTTCGAGGAGCTGATCCCGCGCCTCGCCGGCATCCGCCTCGTCGGTGACGTTCCGCGCGTGCGCTCCAACTTCGTCAACGGCATCAAGAAGCTGCCGGTCGAGGTGACCCTGGCCTGA
- a CDS encoding LacI family DNA-binding transcriptional regulator yields the protein MVDVAAKAGVSRALVSIVFRNQPGASDETRERVLRVADEIGYRPDSAARLLARGRSRTLGVMFTVHQTFHTNLIEGIYPEAERLGYEVLLSGATRGRSEEKAVEALLSHRCEALILLGSFAEPDFLEGLGRRTVAVSVSRRVPRAHVDFVHSAEGKGVRQAMDHLVELGHRRIVHIDGGRGPGSAERRRAYRAAMRRHGLESETRVVPGDHTEESGIETGRLLLAERDQGQPLPTAVLAGNDRSAMGLLMSLTRSGVEVPHDLSVVGYDDSHLSHLMPIGLTTVRQDAGLMAEHAVRFAVERLEKPELEPQEAVLEPKLVVRGSSGPPPEEPA from the coding sequence ATGGTGGACGTCGCGGCGAAGGCGGGCGTCTCCCGGGCGCTCGTCTCGATCGTGTTCCGCAACCAGCCGGGAGCGAGCGACGAGACCCGGGAGCGGGTGCTGCGGGTCGCCGACGAGATCGGCTACCGGCCCGACAGCGCGGCCCGGCTGCTGGCGCGCGGCCGCAGCCGCACGCTCGGCGTGATGTTCACCGTCCACCAGACCTTCCACACCAACCTCATCGAGGGCATCTACCCCGAGGCCGAACGTCTCGGCTACGAGGTCCTTCTCTCCGGCGCCACCCGGGGCCGCAGCGAGGAGAAGGCCGTCGAGGCGCTGCTCAGCCACCGCTGCGAGGCCCTGATCCTGCTCGGCTCCTTCGCCGAGCCCGACTTCCTCGAAGGCCTGGGACGCCGTACCGTCGCCGTCTCCGTCAGCCGCCGGGTCCCTCGCGCCCATGTCGACTTCGTGCACTCCGCCGAGGGCAAGGGCGTACGGCAGGCGATGGACCACCTCGTCGAGCTGGGGCACCGGCGGATCGTGCACATCGACGGCGGCCGGGGTCCCGGCTCGGCCGAGCGGCGGCGCGCGTACCGGGCGGCGATGCGCCGCCACGGCCTGGAGTCCGAGACCCGTGTCGTTCCCGGTGACCACACGGAGGAGTCGGGCATCGAGACCGGCCGCCTGCTCCTCGCGGAACGCGACCAGGGACAGCCCCTGCCGACGGCGGTCCTCGCCGGCAACGACCGCAGTGCGATGGGCCTGCTGATGTCCCTGACCCGGTCCGGTGTCGAGGTGCCACACGACCTGTCGGTCGTCGGCTACGACGACAGCCACCTCTCCCACCTGATGCCGATCGGCCTGACCACCGTCCGCCAGGACGCCGGGCTCATGGCGGAGCACGCGGTGCGGTTCGCGGTGGAGCGGCTGGAGAAGCCCGAACTGGAGCCGCAGGAGGCGGTGTTGGAGCCGAAGCTGGTGGTACGGGGGAGCAGTGGGCCGCCGCCGGAGGAGCCTGCCTGA
- a CDS encoding glutamine synthetase family protein — protein MSASETPAVGQYQERLAAEGIDVVRVTYPDLIGTDRARDVLLDQLPTACEHGLAFCRAVYHTSPQGDVVPVPGGMDAGLPDITVRPDLDTLIALPWEPGVASCIGETVDPATGSPAPESPRDLLRSVLDRCAEQGLRPVVGPELEYFLCDEDPASPSGWKRYSGATGVVYTAGLRADPDNHLLRTLRMLRDLRIGVTNGNHEFDGGQFEINLTHSEALSAADRSFRFKAAVKELARKEGRLATFMAKPFNDAGGSGFHLHLSCADDQGSNAFDDPSGQYGLSGTARHAIAGVLAHAPALTALANPTVNSYKRFGPDTLAPWLIDWGLDNRSAMLRVPPERGSGARLELRLGDASANPYLLIAGTIAAALLGVQAGEEPCAPLEGYGYDTARAAVLPTSLSAALDALEADTALTEILGKDFTTSYLTYKRDEVARFQRHVTDWEFTEYAYHL, from the coding sequence GTGAGCGCATCCGAAACACCGGCCGTCGGGCAGTACCAGGAGCGGCTAGCCGCCGAGGGCATCGACGTGGTCCGGGTGACCTACCCCGATCTCATCGGTACCGACCGTGCCCGGGACGTCCTGCTCGACCAGCTGCCGACGGCGTGCGAGCACGGGCTCGCCTTCTGCCGGGCCGTCTACCACACCTCACCTCAGGGGGACGTCGTCCCCGTGCCCGGGGGCATGGACGCCGGACTGCCCGACATCACCGTGCGCCCGGACCTCGACACCCTGATCGCCCTGCCCTGGGAACCCGGGGTCGCCTCCTGTATCGGCGAGACCGTCGACCCGGCCACCGGCTCACCCGCCCCCGAATCGCCCCGCGACCTGCTGCGCTCGGTACTCGACCGGTGCGCCGAGCAGGGCCTGCGCCCGGTGGTCGGCCCCGAACTCGAGTACTTCCTCTGCGACGAGGACCCGGCGTCCCCGAGCGGCTGGAAGCGCTACTCGGGCGCCACCGGCGTCGTCTACACGGCCGGCCTGCGCGCCGACCCCGACAACCATCTGCTGCGCACCCTGCGCATGCTCCGCGACCTCCGCATCGGCGTCACCAACGGCAACCACGAGTTCGACGGCGGCCAGTTCGAGATCAACCTGACGCACTCGGAGGCCCTGTCGGCCGCCGACCGCTCCTTCCGCTTCAAGGCCGCCGTCAAGGAACTCGCCCGCAAGGAGGGCCGCCTCGCCACCTTCATGGCCAAGCCCTTCAACGACGCGGGCGGCTCCGGCTTCCACCTCCACCTCTCCTGCGCGGACGACCAGGGAAGCAACGCCTTCGACGACCCCTCGGGCCAGTACGGTCTGTCCGGCACCGCCCGCCACGCGATCGCCGGTGTCCTCGCCCATGCCCCGGCTCTCACCGCCCTCGCCAACCCGACGGTCAACTCGTACAAACGCTTCGGCCCCGACACCCTCGCGCCCTGGCTGATCGACTGGGGGCTGGACAACCGCAGCGCCATGCTCCGCGTCCCGCCCGAGCGCGGCTCCGGCGCCCGCCTCGAACTGCGGCTCGGCGACGCGAGCGCCAACCCGTATCTGCTGATCGCGGGCACGATCGCCGCCGCACTGCTCGGCGTCCAGGCGGGCGAGGAGCCCTGCGCCCCACTGGAGGGCTACGGCTACGACACCGCCCGAGCGGCCGTGCTGCCGACGAGCCTGTCCGCCGCCCTCGACGCGCTGGAGGCGGACACCGCCCTGACCGAGATCCTCGGCAAGGACTTCACCACCTCATACCTCACCTACAAGCGCGACGAGGTCGCACGCTTCCAACGGCACGTCACCGACTGGGAGTTCACCGAGTACGCCTACCACCTGTGA
- a CDS encoding AraC family transcriptional regulator, which yields MLDRLNQAMEHIERHLDQRIEVADLARIAVTSEYHLRRLFSALAGMPLSEYVRRRRLTVAGAEVLADQRTLLEIAVRYGYGSGEAFARAFRAMHGVGPGEARRTAAPLRSQPRMSFRLVVEGSSSMRYRVVEKEEFRVVGRKARVPLVHEGMNPAIADFIRSIGQETLREIESLSDQEPEGIVAVSDNLDDSRAEGTELDYYHGAVTRAAVPEGMDELTVPAGTWAVFENSGPFPQALQYLWRDVFTQWFPSNPYRSRPGPEILRTRLSQDAAQADAELWIPVERTPL from the coding sequence GTGCTGGATCGGCTGAACCAGGCCATGGAGCACATCGAGCGCCACCTCGATCAGCGGATCGAGGTGGCCGACCTGGCACGGATCGCGGTGACGTCGGAGTACCACCTCCGACGGCTCTTCTCCGCACTGGCGGGCATGCCGCTGTCGGAGTACGTCCGGCGCCGGCGGCTGACCGTCGCGGGCGCCGAGGTACTGGCGGACCAACGGACGCTGCTGGAGATCGCGGTGCGTTACGGCTACGGCTCGGGGGAGGCGTTCGCGCGGGCGTTCCGCGCGATGCACGGCGTCGGCCCCGGGGAGGCCCGGCGGACCGCTGCGCCTCTACGGTCCCAGCCCCGGATGTCCTTCCGACTCGTCGTCGAAGGGAGCAGCAGCATGCGTTATCGGGTCGTGGAGAAGGAGGAGTTCCGGGTGGTCGGGAGGAAGGCCCGCGTCCCCCTCGTGCACGAGGGGATGAACCCGGCGATCGCCGACTTCATCCGCAGCATCGGTCAGGAAACACTGCGGGAGATCGAGAGCCTGTCCGATCAGGAGCCGGAAGGGATCGTCGCGGTCAGTGACAATCTTGACGACAGCCGAGCCGAAGGGACCGAACTCGACTACTACCACGGCGCGGTGACCCGCGCCGCCGTGCCCGAGGGCATGGACGAACTCACCGTGCCGGCCGGGACCTGGGCCGTCTTCGAGAACTCCGGGCCGTTTCCGCAGGCGCTCCAGTACCTCTGGCGGGACGTGTTCACCCAGTGGTTCCCGTCCAATCCGTACCGGAGCCGCCCGGGCCCCGAGATCCTGCGCACCCGGCTGTCGCAGGACGCGGCCCAGGCGGACGCGGAGCTGTGGATCCCGGTGGAGCGCACCCCACTCTGA
- a CDS encoding acetoacetate decarboxylase family protein, which translates to MTSVRGYFHPKTASGASSLIPAPPWRYSGDLLTVEYRTDPARVRELLPEPLELADEDPGAVALVWADWQSCSASGAELLDPVRSQYKEAFAVVRCTYRGRTYSRCVYIWVDKDFAIARGLHQGYPKKLGSIHQTRPHPYGPAPRIAAGARFGATLAAADRRLAQAVVTLREPSETNGFVNGHPMAHHRWLPSVEKGKGLALDELIESGAADFEGGQPWVGDAELELFEAPTEELARLTIEEPIAAYYRQVGVVWDGGRLLESGLSGAAAE; encoded by the coding sequence ATGACCAGCGTCCGTGGATACTTCCACCCCAAGACGGCGAGCGGTGCCTCGTCGCTGATTCCCGCTCCGCCGTGGCGTTACTCGGGCGACCTGCTCACCGTCGAGTACCGCACGGATCCCGCGCGGGTGCGTGAACTGCTGCCGGAGCCCTTGGAGTTGGCCGACGAGGACCCCGGTGCGGTAGCCCTCGTCTGGGCCGACTGGCAGTCCTGCTCGGCATCGGGGGCGGAACTGCTCGACCCCGTGCGCTCCCAGTACAAGGAGGCCTTCGCGGTCGTCCGCTGCACGTACCGGGGGCGGACGTACTCGCGGTGCGTCTACATCTGGGTCGACAAGGACTTCGCGATCGCCCGCGGGCTGCACCAGGGCTATCCGAAGAAGCTCGGGTCCATCCATCAGACGCGGCCCCATCCGTACGGGCCCGCTCCGCGGATCGCGGCGGGGGCGCGGTTCGGGGCGACCCTGGCCGCCGCGGACCGGCGGCTCGCGCAGGCCGTGGTGACGCTTCGGGAGCCGTCGGAGACGAACGGGTTCGTGAACGGGCATCCCATGGCTCATCACCGGTGGCTGCCGTCGGTCGAGAAGGGGAAGGGGCTGGCGCTGGACGAGTTGATCGAGTCCGGGGCTGCCGACTTCGAGGGCGGGCAGCCGTGGGTCGGTGACGCCGAGCTGGAGTTGTTCGAGGCGCCGACCGAGGAACTGGCCCGGCTGACGATCGAGGAGCCGATCGCCGCGTATTACCGACAGGTGGGGGTCGTTTGGGACGGCGGGCGCTTGTTGGAATCCGGGTTGTCGGGAGCGGCTGCCGAGTAA
- a CDS encoding aldehyde dehydrogenase: MSDKIVVAGVAVDTRHWIGGRRVASSDTFTDVSPIDGRVLGEIARGGPGEVEAAVAAAHDAFPSWAATPRAERARVLHAIADGVEKRLEELAIVETHDNGALLRSHRRGVMPRVAHNFRFFADWLSTLEHEDFETRGHTNQVSWDPAGPSVLITPWNAPLMLATWKVAPALAAGNTVILKPAEWTPLTASLLADIAAEAGLPAGVLNVVQGYGSEIGDALTSHPDVRRISFTGSVPTAQRIAGSAAPNLTPLSLELGGKSPLLVFADADLDLAVDLAVEQYDNAGQVCLAATRFLVEESVAEEFTRRFVEKAATLVQGDPRDEATDIGPNIHARQLEKIDGFVRRAVAAGARAVIGGHRKDGQYYAPTLLTDVAQDSEIVQEEVFGPVLTLQTFTDEDEAVRLANDTRFGLAATLATGDPERAARVTARLVAGTVWVNCFFVRDLQAPFGGSRQSGVGREGGTWSFDFYCDLKNTVTAPNGWNHHG; this comes from the coding sequence ATGTCCGACAAAATCGTCGTCGCCGGCGTCGCCGTCGACACCCGGCACTGGATCGGTGGCCGACGGGTCGCCTCCAGCGACACTTTCACCGACGTCTCCCCCATCGACGGTCGTGTCCTCGGCGAGATCGCTCGCGGTGGTCCGGGCGAGGTCGAGGCCGCCGTCGCCGCCGCCCACGACGCCTTTCCCTCCTGGGCCGCCACCCCTCGTGCCGAACGCGCCCGCGTCCTGCACGCCATCGCCGACGGAGTCGAGAAGCGGCTCGAAGAGCTGGCGATCGTGGAGACCCATGACAACGGGGCTCTGCTGCGGTCGCACCGGCGGGGTGTGATGCCCCGGGTGGCGCACAACTTCCGGTTCTTCGCGGACTGGTTGTCGACGCTGGAGCACGAGGACTTCGAGACGCGTGGGCACACCAACCAGGTGAGTTGGGATCCGGCGGGGCCGTCCGTGCTGATCACGCCGTGGAACGCGCCGTTGATGCTGGCCACGTGGAAGGTCGCGCCGGCGTTGGCGGCCGGGAACACGGTGATCCTGAAGCCCGCCGAGTGGACGCCGCTCACCGCGTCGCTGTTGGCGGACATCGCCGCCGAGGCGGGGCTGCCCGCCGGAGTGCTGAATGTCGTGCAGGGGTACGGGTCGGAGATCGGTGACGCGCTGACCTCGCATCCGGACGTGCGGCGGATCAGCTTCACCGGTTCGGTGCCGACGGCCCAGCGGATCGCCGGGTCGGCCGCGCCGAACCTCACCCCGCTCAGCCTCGAACTGGGCGGCAAATCACCGCTGTTGGTGTTCGCGGACGCCGATCTGGATCTCGCCGTGGACCTCGCGGTGGAGCAGTACGACAACGCGGGGCAGGTGTGTCTGGCGGCGACACGGTTCCTGGTCGAGGAGTCGGTCGCGGAGGAGTTCACCCGGCGGTTCGTGGAGAAGGCCGCCACGCTCGTCCAGGGCGACCCGCGCGACGAGGCGACCGACATCGGGCCCAACATCCATGCCCGGCAGCTGGAGAAGATCGACGGGTTCGTGCGGCGGGCGGTGGCGGCGGGCGCTCGTGCGGTCATCGGGGGGCACCGGAAGGACGGGCAGTACTACGCGCCGACGCTGCTCACCGATGTCGCCCAGGACTCCGAGATCGTGCAGGAGGAGGTCTTCGGGCCGGTCCTGACGCTCCAGACCTTCACCGACGAGGACGAGGCGGTCCGGCTCGCCAACGACACCCGCTTCGGGCTGGCCGCCACCCTCGCCACCGGTGATCCCGAGCGTGCCGCAAGGGTCACCGCGCGGCTCGTCGCGGGCACGGTCTGGGTCAACTGCTTCTTCGTACGCGATCTGCAGGCGCCCTTCGGCGGCTCCCGCCAGTCGGGGGTCGGCCGGGAGGGCGGCACCTGGAGCTTCGACTTCTACTGCGACCTCAAGAACACCGTGACCGCACCGAACGGATGGAACCACCATGGGTGA
- a CDS encoding FAD-dependent monooxygenase → MRAIVVGAGIGGLAATLSLRRAGCEVTLVEQTARFTEIGAGIQLAPNATRVLRRLDLLDAVVARSTRPSRLSFRTWSDGGEICRYALGREAEDAFGAPYLQVHRADLHQALAAAVPSESVRLNTAVVGIGQDDKSAHVTTAGGERLEADLVVAADGVRSAARQWLFGADEALFSGTAAYRALLPADKVADLDLPEYALWLGPGRHFVHYWVRRGELLNVVGVIGAEKAQESWTARAEPGEQLRAFDGWDPRVLAVLERTGTVFRYGIHTRAPLARWNIGRVTLLGDSAHAMVPFQAQGAAQALVDAAVLGDSLTGAAPADVPDALERYVHRRLATATKVQASSARAGEDYHLPDGPEARARNARLAARAARNEFGPHADAWAVDALDEQAW, encoded by the coding sequence ATGAGGGCGATCGTCGTGGGTGCGGGTATCGGGGGACTGGCCGCGACGCTGAGTCTGCGTCGCGCCGGGTGCGAGGTGACGCTGGTCGAACAGACAGCGCGATTCACCGAGATCGGCGCGGGGATCCAGCTCGCGCCCAACGCCACACGGGTGCTGCGGCGACTGGATCTGCTCGACGCGGTCGTCGCGCGGTCAACCCGGCCGTCCCGGCTGAGCTTCCGTACCTGGTCCGACGGCGGTGAGATCTGCCGGTACGCGCTGGGACGCGAGGCCGAGGACGCGTTCGGGGCGCCGTACCTCCAGGTCCACCGGGCCGATCTGCACCAGGCCCTGGCCGCCGCGGTGCCGTCCGAATCGGTGCGGCTGAACACCGCGGTCGTGGGCATCGGACAGGACGACAAGTCCGCACACGTGACGACCGCCGGCGGGGAGCGCCTGGAGGCGGATCTGGTCGTGGCTGCGGACGGCGTGAGGTCCGCGGCCCGTCAGTGGCTGTTCGGCGCGGACGAGGCCCTGTTCTCGGGGACCGCCGCCTACCGGGCGCTGCTTCCGGCCGACAAGGTCGCCGATCTGGACCTGCCGGAGTACGCGCTCTGGCTCGGACCGGGCCGGCACTTCGTCCACTACTGGGTGCGCCGCGGGGAACTGCTCAACGTCGTGGGTGTCATCGGGGCGGAGAAGGCGCAGGAGTCCTGGACCGCCCGGGCCGAGCCGGGGGAACAACTGCGGGCCTTCGACGGGTGGGACCCCCGGGTGCTCGCCGTCCTCGAACGCACGGGGACGGTGTTCCGCTACGGCATCCACACCCGCGCCCCGCTCGCCCGCTGGAACATCGGGCGCGTGACCCTGCTCGGCGACAGCGCCCACGCGATGGTGCCCTTCCAGGCCCAGGGCGCGGCACAGGCGCTCGTCGACGCGGCCGTGCTCGGAGACTCCCTCACCGGCGCGGCACCGGCCGACGTACCCGACGCTCTCGAACGCTACGTACACCGGCGGCTGGCCACCGCCACGAAGGTGCAGGCCAGTTCCGCGCGGGCCGGCGAGGACTACCACCTGCCGGACGGGCCGGAGGCGCGGGCGCGGAACGCCCGACTGGCTGCCCGTGCGGCGAGGAACGAGTTCGGCCCCCACGCGGACGCGTGGGCGGTCGACGCCCTCGACGAACAGGCGTGGTGA